A section of the Jaculus jaculus isolate mJacJac1 chromosome 6, mJacJac1.mat.Y.cur, whole genome shotgun sequence genome encodes:
- the C6H12orf75 gene encoding overexpressed in colon carcinoma 1 protein — MVKTFPQTEESMTEDDKRRNYGGVYVGLPSEAVNMVSSQAKTVRKN; from the exons ATGGTCAAGACCTTCCCACA aACAGAAGAGTCGATGACAGAAGATGACAAGAGGAG aaactatggAGGCGTCTACGTTGGCCTGCCATCCGAAGCTGTCAATATGGTGTCCAGTCAGGCAAAGACTGTACGAAAAA ATTAG